In one window of Tenacibaculum mesophilum DNA:
- a CDS encoding DUF3108 domain-containing protein has protein sequence MRKRILFFTFLIVAQSFFAQSQPKAYKSGEWLRFDMSYSGFLKAGTAVLQLKEKNLNNQKVLHAIGTGKTTGVISWFFKVDDRYESYFGIDKVEPYLFKRKIDEGGHKKNRHITFNHKKKTAYVQDFRKQKDTLISIKSPQDMISTFYFLRSQNTKKLRKGDEIKLDMFFDNKSYPFKLRFLGYETLKTKFGKVKTQKFRPLVQAGRVFKAKESVTIWISADDNKIPIKMKASLAVGSLRAELDAYKGLANPFEIIVD, from the coding sequence ATGAGAAAAAGAATATTGTTTTTTACATTTTTAATCGTTGCACAAAGTTTTTTTGCACAAAGTCAACCAAAAGCATACAAAAGCGGAGAGTGGCTCCGGTTTGATATGAGTTATAGTGGTTTTTTAAAAGCAGGAACAGCTGTTTTACAACTAAAAGAGAAGAACCTAAATAACCAAAAAGTACTACATGCTATAGGAACAGGTAAAACAACTGGTGTTATTAGTTGGTTCTTTAAAGTTGATGATAGATATGAAAGTTACTTTGGAATTGACAAAGTTGAGCCCTACTTATTCAAAAGAAAAATAGATGAGGGCGGACATAAAAAAAATCGACATATAACCTTCAATCACAAGAAAAAAACAGCGTACGTACAGGATTTCCGTAAACAAAAAGATACGTTAATTTCTATTAAGTCTCCTCAAGATATGATTTCTACGTTCTATTTTTTAAGAAGTCAGAATACAAAAAAATTAAGAAAAGGAGATGAAATTAAGCTTGATATGTTCTTTGATAATAAAAGTTATCCTTTTAAATTACGTTTTTTAGGCTATGAAACATTAAAAACAAAATTTGGTAAGGTTAAAACACAAAAATTTAGACCATTAGTACAAGCAGGTAGAGTTTTCAAAGCTAAAGAAAGTGTTACTATTTGGATTTCAGCAGATGATAATAAAATTCCAATAAAAATGAAAGCCTCTTTAGCCGTAGGTTCTTTACGTGCAGAATTAGATGCTT